The following coding sequences are from one Nicotiana tomentosiformis chromosome 3, ASM39032v3, whole genome shotgun sequence window:
- the LOC138907519 gene encoding serine/threonine-protein phosphatase 7 long form homolog, with protein MWDFMKDKDLHPRVVQRLRDMGFYRILEIGRLQLDWSLITALIERWRPETHTFQLPIGETTITLQDVEVLYGMPVDGLPVALPQAMREMTRGQYLDMLQQLTGFRPQDETAHLGASRMSLTAIRHHLEILHPDITDETDDLHIHRYTRLLLLFLFGGGGGVLFPNTSGEPSQLEISSSSSAAR; from the coding sequence ATGTGGGATTTTATGAAGGACAAAGATCTCCATCCCCGTGTAGTCCAGCGCCTGCGGGATATGGGCTTCTACAGGATTTTGGAGATCGGGCGGCTGCAGCTCGACTGGTCTTTGATCACagccctgatagagcggtggcgaccggagacacACACTTTTCAACTGCCCATTGGCGAGACCACCATCACGCTGCAGGACGTGGAGGTTTTATATGGGATGCCTGTTGATGGACTGCCCGTTGCACTGCCtcaggccatgagagagatgacgcgTGGGCAGTATTTGGACATGCTGCAGCAACTCACTGGTTTCAGGCCACAGGATGAGACTGCACACTTAGGGGCCAGTCGCATGAGTTTGACAGCTATTCGACATCATTTGGAGATATTGCACCCCGACATCACCGACGAGACAGATGATTTGCATATTCACCGGTATACGAGGTTGCTTCTGCTCTttctgtttggggggggggggggggtcttgttcccgaacacttcgggggaacctagtcagcttgagatttcttcatcatcttcagctGCTAGATGA